From a single Glycine soja cultivar W05 chromosome 19, ASM419377v2, whole genome shotgun sequence genomic region:
- the LOC114399458 gene encoding homeobox-leucine zipper protein HOX11-like produces the protein MELALSLGDTPKPFSLPAKNDSVSFKIALGDDKRVSSDPPVQLDLLPSTPVLPSSRLRIPWLSDALGMERVTSEIPVRAVDDTDDGAALSSPNSAVSSFQMDFCFRNSRKSCEGASDEDDENGSTRKKLRLSKQQSVFLEESFKEHTTLNPKQKLALAKQLNLRPRQVEVWFQNRRARTKLKQTEVDCEYLKRCCESLTEENRRLQKELQELRALKTCQPFFMQLPATTLTMCPSCERVATNTTTTGAAAAAATTNNYNNVASAPMATNNNSVSQISAVLSVDRQARNIALT, from the exons ATGGAGCTAGCTTTGAGCTTAGGCGACACACCCAAGCCCTTCTCTTTGCCCGCAAAAAATGATTCTGTGAGTTTCAAAATAGCACTGGGTGACGACAAAAGGGTTTCTTCAGATCCACCCGTTCAGCTCGACCTTCTTCCTTCAACACCAGTTCTTCCTTCTTCACGCCTTCGAATTCCATGGCTCTCCGATGCAC TGGGTATGGAACGTGTGACATCAGAGATTCCGGTGAGGGCGGTGGATGACACTGACGATGGTGCTGCACTTTCATCCCCCAACAGTGCAGTGTCATCTTTTCAGATGGATTTTTGTTTCAGGAACAGTAGAAAGTCTTGTGAGGGTGCCAGCGACGAGGACGACGAAAATGGCTCAACAAGGAAGAAACTTAGACTCTCCAAACAACAATCAGTTTTCCTCGAAGAGAGCTTCAAAGAACACACCACTCTCAATCCC AAGCAAAAACTTGCGCTTGCAAAACAGTTAAATCTCCGTCCACGTCAAGTGGAAGTTTGGTTTCAGAACAGAAGGGCAAG GACAAAGTTGAAGCAGACAGAGGTGGATTGTGAGTACTTAAAGAGATGTTGCGAGAGTCTGACAGAAGAGAATAGGAGGTTGCAGAAGGAACTGCAAGAACTGAGGGCTTTGAAAACATGTCAGCCATTTTTCATGCAGCTTCCAGCTACCACTCTCACCATGTGTCCCTCCTGTGAACGCGTCGCCaccaacaccaccaccaccggCGCCGCCGCCGCAGCTGCCACAACCAACAATTATAATAATGTCGCTTCTGCCCCCATGGCCACCAACAATAATAGCGTTTCTCAAATCTCTGCCGTGTTGTCTGTTGATCGACAAGCCCGTAATATTGCCCTGACCTAA